From the genome of Gimesia chilikensis:
AATGACAACACAGAAAACCATCAGGATTCGATCATTTCCTGCCCACAAAGAGCTGCAGTCAACCGGAATCACTTGTCACTTCACGTTAACAACCCATCCAAGCCACTCCTGTTACTACAGTCCCCTGCTTCGTCGTACATCTCTTCCTCACCGCATCGCTACTACTCGCCAGAGCTGTCTTTACTCCTCGGAACACAACCACCCTGGTAAAAATCCCCCCCTGGGCGACGCCATGTCAGCAGCGATCTGTTCATGGATTAACAAACCAGACGGGCTGCCTCGACGACAGACAGCGTCCCCAGGGTATTGGACTCAGACAGGCCGTCGCTGTCCTGATGCTTTCCCAGGCTTTTGACAACCGGCTTGCTCTCAATCTCCAGTTCCTCGTCAAACAGTTCTGCCCGAACCACACGCATGTCGTCGGGTGCATCGATGCCGATTTTGATGGAACCTTTTCCCGTCCGAATCACTTTCACCAGGATGTCGTCACCAATTCGGATTCCTTCAGCCAACTTCCGTGTCAAAACCAGCATGATCATCACTCCTTACTTATTATTTAAACTGAATCTGGTTGTCATAGTTTGGTTTACCTGAGTCAAAGTCGACCTGTCCACAAGCGACTCATGTCTCATGCCATAAAGACAAATGCGATTCGCGTGCCAATCACAGAGATTCTTTTTTACATTTTCCGTAATACCCTTTCATATTGAGACTTAACACCTTTTCAACTCCTGCCGATCAGGAATACGATGGGGGCGATTTTCAAAAAAACTGTCCCCAATAGTACAATTTTCAATTCTCCAGAATCATTTTGGGGACACATTTTTCAATTTTTCCCGGTGCAGTAAATGATAAGTCAGCAGCATCGGTTGCATTCTCAGACCGGGCAAATATACTATTGGGTTCTTCAAATGGCCGAATCTATTCGTCTGCGGTCGCTTTACGTCAATTGAAATCAGCTCGAGCTGAATAATTTCAGAACCCACTAGATAGACAAAGAGTGTACAAATGGGTCAAAAGTGTGATGCCTGTGGCAAAACTCCCGTAATCGGTAATCGCGTTCGCCAGCGTGGTAAATATAAGTACCTGGGTGGTAACGGTCGTCAGACAACCGGTGTCTCGAAGCGCGTATTCCGTCCGAACCTGCAGAAAATCCGGGTTCAGGTTGGTGGCAGCGTACAGACGCAGCGGGTCTGCACTCAGTGCATCCGCTCTGGCAAAGTGACCAAAGCCGTCGCTCGTAAGCCATTCAGCCTGCCTGCCACCTAACAGGCCCTTCTGCTGAAAGCCACACACGATGAGCACGCAACTCACCCGTGAAGAAGTTGAAAAAGTGGCGAACCTTTCCCGCCTGAAGCTCTCCGAAACAGAGCTGGAGGCCTTGGGAACACAGATGGGGTCCGTCCTGAAATACATCGCCATGCTGGATGAGCTGGATACATCGTCTGTCGAGCCGATGGCGCATGCAATCGAGATCTCCAATGTCTTTCGGGAAGACGAGCTTCGCGAAAGCCTGCCCCGGGAACAGGCGCTGTCCAATGCTCCCCAGACCGATGGAAAGTATTTCCTCGTACCCGCGATCCTGTAATCGGCCGGCGGCTTGAACATTGAGTACATCAAAGCAATCATCTCCAGGCCCGACTTGCTGACAAGTCGGGCCTTTCCA
Proteins encoded in this window:
- a CDS encoding carbon storage regulator, translated to MLVLTRKLAEGIRIGDDILVKVIRTGKGSIKIGIDAPDDMRVVRAELFDEELEIESKPVVKSLGKHQDSDGLSESNTLGTLSVVEAARLVC
- the rpmB gene encoding 50S ribosomal protein L28, with product MGQKCDACGKTPVIGNRVRQRGKYKYLGGNGRQTTGVSKRVFRPNLQKIRVQVGGSVQTQRVCTQCIRSGKVTKAVARKPFSLPAT
- the gatC gene encoding Asp-tRNA(Asn)/Glu-tRNA(Gln) amidotransferase subunit GatC, translated to MSTQLTREEVEKVANLSRLKLSETELEALGTQMGSVLKYIAMLDELDTSSVEPMAHAIEISNVFREDELRESLPREQALSNAPQTDGKYFLVPAIL